A window of Diospyros lotus cultivar Yz01 chromosome 14, ASM1463336v1, whole genome shotgun sequence contains these coding sequences:
- the LOC127789595 gene encoding uncharacterized protein LOC127789595 — protein MGRGRGKGKKQSTLAYREDPGSGEEEKTPPHKRRGRPQKPLKDEIEEEERAEKIEQEEEEEEEEGENSKGSISNKHVKNQAAVETGRKRKRSSQAKENPGSVKEENGVGTKTRTDDSVKSVGFRQNGSRRKNKPQRAAEVGVECT, from the coding sequence ATGGGTAGAGGTAGAGGAAAAGGGAAGAAACAGAGTACTCTAGCTTATCGTGAGGATCCTGGAAGTGGTGAGGAAGAAAAGACTCCACCACACAAGAGAAGGGGAAGGCCACAAAAACCACTGAAGGATgaaattgaggaagaagaacgagCTGAGAAGatagaacaagaagaagaagaagaagaagaagaaggggagaATTCAAAAGGCTCTATCTCAAACAAACATGTTAAAAATCAGGCAGCTGTGGAGactgggaggaagaggaagaggtcTTCACAGGCTAAGGAAAATCCGGGTTCTGTCAAAGAGGAAAATGGTGTGGGAACAAAAACTAGAACTGATGATTCAGTGAAGTCCGTTGGGTTCAGACAAAATGGAAGCAGACGGAAGAACAAGCCTCAGAGAGCTGCTGAAGTTGGTGTGGAATGCACATGA
- the LOC127790363 gene encoding protein PHOSPHATE STARVATION RESPONSE 1-like isoform X1: protein MNSEKITCQQKVQQSHGFLLCDYDLEFPNCSSQFFQHQPYHMGIFTAMEGGSRQHKTRNPNPSGTILTRLGSPASSFYATELYMGFPQYEYPTGNPTLCSQQPATCDLQTPPYQSSVESLYFGGPDQQPDPNFQSETGLQSGLKSPFSVYQSCNELSETQRILLLKKKLLDDFDTSERRYPSNPFEGNQDPNASETAYNPQLEHLGQSARPSGVTAAASINSGAAISSKTRIRWTQELHDRFVECVNRLGGADKATPKQIQKLMDKEGLTIFHIKSHLQKYRIAKHMPEHAEGRSEKRTSLTDVAQIEMKAGMQIREALQIQLDVQRRLHEQLEIQRNLQLRIEEQGRQLKMMFDQQQRTNRSLFEMQNSDITSPVPAADGSVNTPSLSKIS from the exons CCATGGCTTCTTGTTATGTGATTACGATTTAGAATTCCCAAACTGCTCTTCGCAATTCTTTCAGCACCAGCCTTATCACATGGGAATTTTCACTGCCATGGAGGGAGGATCACGGCAACATAAGACTAGGAATCCTAATCCATCCGGCACAATCCTCACCCGCCTTGGATCACCGGCTTCTTCTTTTTATGCAACTGAACTCTATATGGGGTTTCCACAATATGAGTATCCAACTGGAAATCCCACTCTGTGCTCCCAACAGCCCGCCACTTGTGATCTGCAAACACCGCCATATCAATCTTCAGTCGAAAGCCTTTATTTTGGGGGACCGGATCAGCAACCTGACCCCAACTTCCAGTCCGAGACTGGCCTCCAATCAGGCTTGAAGTCCCCATTTTCTGTCTATCAATCCTGCAATGAGCTCTCGGAGACTCAGCGTATTCTGCTGCTGAAAAAGAAGTTGCTAGATGATTTTGACACTTCAGAAAGAAGATATCCTTCAAATCCCTTTGAAGGAAATCAGGATCCTAAT GCTTCTGAAACGGCCTACAACCCTCAACTCGAACATTTGGGGCAGTCTGCCAGGCCTTCTGGAGTCACTGCAGCCGCTTCCATTAACTCTGGAGCAGCCATTTCGAGCAAAACACGAATTCGGTGGACTCAAGAACTTCATGACCGGTTTGTCGAGTGTGTAAATCGCCTAGGTGGAGCAGACA AGGCAACACCAAAACAAATACAGAAGCTAATGGACAAAGAGGGGTTGACCATCTTTCACATCAAAAGTCATCTGCAG aaATATCGAATTGCAAAGCACATGCCAGAACATGCAGAAG GAAGATCCGAGAAAAGGACTAGTTTGACTGATGTCGCACAGATTGAAATGAAAGC CGGCATGCAAATTAGGGAGGCCCTGCAAATTCAGCTCGATGTTCAGAGGCGCCTTCACGAGCAGTTAGAG ATTCAGAGAAATTTGCAGCTGAGGATTGAGGAACAAGGCAGGCAGCTCAAGATGATGTTTGATCAGCAACAGAGAACAAATAGGAGCCTTTTTGAGATGCAGAATTCAGATATCACATCCCCGGTTCCTGCAGCGGATGGCTCTGTAAATACTCCTTCCTTGTCGAAAATAAGTTAG
- the LOC127790443 gene encoding UBP1-associated protein 2C-like isoform X1, giving the protein MEDLKKRKIEEEGNGQNPFADSTEEKLRSLLDPLPKTQLVDLLAKLGSQYPSIAEEIISIASSDPVHRKLFVRGLAWNTTSETLCAAFEMHGEIEEGAVIVDKTTGKSRGYGFITYKDMESAQAALKAPSKLIDGRMAACNLACEGLSSASIPPDQAQRKLYVGGLSPDTTSEMLLFFFGRHGEIEEGSVAYDKDTNKSRGFGFVTYKTVEAARKAIDDPQKTLGGRNITVKLADNHKSKMLQSQPPAAMVPVQIPMASGYAQGGKAHSGAAPVGYTYPQPVAPYASAAYPSHPTAAAPYPTQSQIPYSSFAIKKDSLGPPAAPPTGLSGYPYYYAK; this is encoded by the exons ATGGAGGAtttgaagaagaggaagatcgagGAAGAAGGCAACGGCCAAAACCCTTTCGCGGATTCAACAGAAGAGAAGCTAAGGTCGTTGCTTGACCCCCTCCCCAAGACCCAGTTGGTCGATCTCCTCGCTAAGCT AGGGTCCCAATATCCTTCTATTGCTGAAGAAATTATAAGTATTGCAAGTTCTGATCCTGTCCACCGAAAGCTCTTTGTTCGTGGTTTGGCTTGGAACACTACCTCAGAAACCTTGTGTGCT GCATTTGAAATGCAtggagaaattgaagaagggGCTGTAATCGTTGACAAAACTACAGGAAAATCTCGTGGTTATGGTTTCATAACCTATAAAGACATGGAGTCAGCTCAGGCTGCACTGAAAGCACCTAGCAAATTGATTGAT GGCCGGATGGCAGCTTGTAACCTTGCTTGTGAAGGCTTAAGCAGTGCAAGCATTCCACCTGATCAGGCACAGAGGAAGCTTTACGTTGGTGGATTGTCGCCAGATACAACAAGTGAGATGctgcttttcttttttggaaGGCACGGTGAGATAGAAGAGGGTTCAGTTGCTTACGACAAAGACACAAACAAATCTCG TGGCTTTGGATTTGTCACATACAAGACAGTAGAGGCAGCAAGGAAAGCTATTGATGATCCACAAAAGACACTTGGG GGGAGGAACATCACTGTTAAGCTTGCTGATAATCACAAGAGCAAAATGTTGCAATCACAGCCGCCAGCAGCTATGGTTCCGGTGCAAATTCCAATGGCATCTGGATATGCGCAAGGTGGAAAAGCACACTCTGGTGCAGCCCCCGTAGGATACACTTACCCTCAACCCGTGGCTCCCTATGCTAGTGCTGCTTACCCTAGCCATCCCACAGCAGCTGCACCATATCCGACCCAATCTCAGATTCCATATTCCTCATTTGCTATTAAAAAGGATTCACTTGGACCTCCAGCGGCGCCACCTACTGGACTGAGTGGATACCCTTACTACTATGCCAAATAA
- the LOC127790363 gene encoding protein PHOSPHATE STARVATION RESPONSE 1-like isoform X2, protein MNSEKITCQQKVQQSHGFLLCDYDLEFPNCSSQFFQHQPYHMGIFTAMEGGSRQHKTRNPNPSGTILTRLGSPASSFYATELYMGFPQYEYPTGNPTLCSQQPATCDLQTPPYQSSVESLYFGGPDQQPDPNFQSETGLQSGLKSPFSVYQSCNELSETQRILLLKKKLLDDFDTSERRYPSNPFEGNQDPNASETAYNPQLEHLGQSARPSGVTAAASINSGAAISSKTRIRWTQELHDRFVECVNRLGGADKATPKQIQKLMDKEGLTIFHIKSHLQKYRIAKHMPEHAEGRSEKRTSLTDVAQIEMKAGMQIREALQIQLDVQRRLHEQLERNLQLRIEEQGRQLKMMFDQQQRTNRSLFEMQNSDITSPVPAADGSVNTPSLSKIS, encoded by the exons CCATGGCTTCTTGTTATGTGATTACGATTTAGAATTCCCAAACTGCTCTTCGCAATTCTTTCAGCACCAGCCTTATCACATGGGAATTTTCACTGCCATGGAGGGAGGATCACGGCAACATAAGACTAGGAATCCTAATCCATCCGGCACAATCCTCACCCGCCTTGGATCACCGGCTTCTTCTTTTTATGCAACTGAACTCTATATGGGGTTTCCACAATATGAGTATCCAACTGGAAATCCCACTCTGTGCTCCCAACAGCCCGCCACTTGTGATCTGCAAACACCGCCATATCAATCTTCAGTCGAAAGCCTTTATTTTGGGGGACCGGATCAGCAACCTGACCCCAACTTCCAGTCCGAGACTGGCCTCCAATCAGGCTTGAAGTCCCCATTTTCTGTCTATCAATCCTGCAATGAGCTCTCGGAGACTCAGCGTATTCTGCTGCTGAAAAAGAAGTTGCTAGATGATTTTGACACTTCAGAAAGAAGATATCCTTCAAATCCCTTTGAAGGAAATCAGGATCCTAAT GCTTCTGAAACGGCCTACAACCCTCAACTCGAACATTTGGGGCAGTCTGCCAGGCCTTCTGGAGTCACTGCAGCCGCTTCCATTAACTCTGGAGCAGCCATTTCGAGCAAAACACGAATTCGGTGGACTCAAGAACTTCATGACCGGTTTGTCGAGTGTGTAAATCGCCTAGGTGGAGCAGACA AGGCAACACCAAAACAAATACAGAAGCTAATGGACAAAGAGGGGTTGACCATCTTTCACATCAAAAGTCATCTGCAG aaATATCGAATTGCAAAGCACATGCCAGAACATGCAGAAG GAAGATCCGAGAAAAGGACTAGTTTGACTGATGTCGCACAGATTGAAATGAAAGC CGGCATGCAAATTAGGGAGGCCCTGCAAATTCAGCTCGATGTTCAGAGGCGCCTTCACGAGCAGTTAGAG AGAAATTTGCAGCTGAGGATTGAGGAACAAGGCAGGCAGCTCAAGATGATGTTTGATCAGCAACAGAGAACAAATAGGAGCCTTTTTGAGATGCAGAATTCAGATATCACATCCCCGGTTCCTGCAGCGGATGGCTCTGTAAATACTCCTTCCTTGTCGAAAATAAGTTAG
- the LOC127790443 gene encoding UBP1-associated protein 2A-like isoform X2, which yields MEDLKKRKIEEEGNGQNPFADSTEEKLRSLLDPLPKTQLVDLLAKLGSQYPSIAEEIISIASSDPVHRKLFVRGLAWNTTSETLCAAFEMHGEIEEGAVIVDKTTGKSRGYGFITYKDMESAQAALKAPSKLIDGRMAACNLACEGLSSASIPPDQAQRKLYVGGLSPDTTSEMLLFFFGRHGEIEEGSVAYDKDTNKSRGFGFVTYKTVEAARKAIDDPQKTLGVKKLYHYCALSMKIQIPCSLQCLKTRAAEKRWDQG from the exons ATGGAGGAtttgaagaagaggaagatcgagGAAGAAGGCAACGGCCAAAACCCTTTCGCGGATTCAACAGAAGAGAAGCTAAGGTCGTTGCTTGACCCCCTCCCCAAGACCCAGTTGGTCGATCTCCTCGCTAAGCT AGGGTCCCAATATCCTTCTATTGCTGAAGAAATTATAAGTATTGCAAGTTCTGATCCTGTCCACCGAAAGCTCTTTGTTCGTGGTTTGGCTTGGAACACTACCTCAGAAACCTTGTGTGCT GCATTTGAAATGCAtggagaaattgaagaagggGCTGTAATCGTTGACAAAACTACAGGAAAATCTCGTGGTTATGGTTTCATAACCTATAAAGACATGGAGTCAGCTCAGGCTGCACTGAAAGCACCTAGCAAATTGATTGAT GGCCGGATGGCAGCTTGTAACCTTGCTTGTGAAGGCTTAAGCAGTGCAAGCATTCCACCTGATCAGGCACAGAGGAAGCTTTACGTTGGTGGATTGTCGCCAGATACAACAAGTGAGATGctgcttttcttttttggaaGGCACGGTGAGATAGAAGAGGGTTCAGTTGCTTACGACAAAGACACAAACAAATCTCG TGGCTTTGGATTTGTCACATACAAGACAGTAGAGGCAGCAAGGAAAGCTATTGATGATCCACAAAAGACACTTGGGGTAAAGAAACTATATCACTATTGTGCTCTGTCAAT GAAAATCCAGATTCCTTGTAGTTTGCAATGTCTTAAAACTCGGGCTGCTGAAAAGAGATGGGATCAAGGGTAA